In Aulosira sp. FACHB-615, the genomic window GACTTACGCAAGTGTCACAATCGTTGGTTGGTGCGTGACACCATACGTCTCATAACTACGTTCAAATTTGCTCGCCGTCACGCACCCTACAGAAAAAATATGCCAGTTGCGTAAGTCCTCTTAATATCCCAATACTGACATATTAAGCTTTTCAATTATCCTTACTTAACAAGTACAAAAAATACGAATTTTATCTTACCAAACTCTGCAAAGCCAATAACCCAGCACCATAAACAGGTTTATACCTTGGAAACATTACTTTTACCTGGGGAAACTGATTAACTACGGCTGTGGTAAATCTTTCATGTATTTGAGATTTGCCTTGCCATACACTACCTGTTGTCACAATTTCCACAACTGAATCAGGACTAAAAATTGACTCAATAACTGTAGATGTAGCTTTCACTAATTCTTTAACAGCATCATCAATTATATTATTCGCTAATTCATCGCCCGAAGTTGCTGCTAAATCTACAATTGGTGCTAAAGATGCGATTTCTTTAACTCCCCATCCGCGCCGATATATGACTTCGATTAATTCTGCTATATTCTGCAAGCCAAGATGCTTTTGAAAATCTTTGATTAAACTTGTTGATATTTCCCGCCCATCATAAGATTTTAATGCTGCTTGCATACCAGCAACAGCAATTTTATAGGCGCTACCTTCATCACCTAAAATATATCCCCAACCGCCCACACGTTTCGTTTCTCCTTGGTGATTTCGACCAAAAACTATGGAACCAGTACCCGCAGCTACCACAATTCCCACATCATGACCGACTCCGCCAACTAAAGCAATTAACGCATCATGACAAATTACAATATTATCTGGTTGTAAATCCCAAGTAATGGGTAGGAATTGACTGTTTTGTAATTCCTGCACCATACTTTTAACTACTGCAATATCATCAGAACGTCCAACACCAGCTAAACCTAAACAGATGGCTGATATTTGAATTGTACTTGTGAACTTTAATGCTTCATTTGCTGCTGTTTGAATAGCAGAATGAATTGATTGGATTGCTGCTGTAACACCGATGCTTTGATAATTAGATGCGCCTGCTGCACCGCGACCTAGCACTTGATGTTTATCATCCATCAAAATACAGACGGTTTTGCTACCACCACCATCTATTCCTATAACATAAGTCATGGTGTTAATGTGCGATCGCTCTTTTTTGTGCTTCTGCTTTTAAGGGGATGAAAAATAAAACAATCATTCCTGGAATTGTCAGTAAACACACCAAGCTAAAGAATAATGGATATCCTAATAATGGTTGTAAATAACCGCTAACTATTCCGGGTAGCATCATCCCTAAAGCCATAATCCCAGTAGATATAGCAAAATGGGATGTTTTATATTCCCCTTGGGAAACATACATTAAGTAAACACTAAAAGCTGTAAACCCAAAACCATAACCAAACTGTTCTAATGAAACCAGTGGATAAACCAAGGTTAGAGAAGGTTTAGCATAAGCCATATAGACATAAAATACATCTGGCAAATTCAAGGCTAAAGCCATCGGGAATAAACATTTTTTTAAACCATATTTAGCAATAACCAATCCCCCCAAAATCCCGCCAGCAATGAGTGAGATTACGCCAAATGTGCCGTATACTAAACCCACCTCTGATGTCGATAAACCTAATCCTCCCGCCTCTGGTTTATCTAACAAAAATAAAGAAGCAAACTTAACAAGCATCGCCTCGCCAAATCTGTAAAGCAAGATAAATGCTAGAACGACTATAATTTTTTCTTGGGCAAAATAGGAACTAATAATTGTCCAAAATGGGATTTTATCTGTGGCTTGTAACTGCCGTGGTTGATCGGAGTCGGGTAAGGGTAAACTGAAACGGTGAAACAGAGAAAGTATGGCTAAAACTACTGCCGAAAAACCAATGGCTACAGTCCAACTTAAGGGAATATTCTTGAGATAGCCTTCAAGTTGTCCCGCTAAAACAACTAGTAGTCCTGAACCAAAAATCACCGCCAGCCGATAAAATAATGAGCGAATGCCGACAAAAAAGGCTTGCTGTTCAGGAGTTAAAGCTAATAGATAAAAGCCATCTGTGGCAATATCATAAGTTGCAGAAATAAATGCTCCCACTGTTAAGGCGGCGAGGGAGATAAAAAAGAAATTGGGCAATTGTAAACAAAAGGCAATTAAACCCAAGCAACAGAACATTGCTAGTTGGGTGTAGAGTATCCAGTTGCGTTTGCT contains:
- a CDS encoding N-acetylglucosamine kinase, giving the protein MTYVIGIDGGGSKTVCILMDDKHQVLGRGAAGASNYQSIGVTAAIQSIHSAIQTAANEALKFTSTIQISAICLGLAGVGRSDDIAVVKSMVQELQNSQFLPITWDLQPDNIVICHDALIALVGGVGHDVGIVVAAGTGSIVFGRNHQGETKRVGGWGYILGDEGSAYKIAVAGMQAALKSYDGREISTSLIKDFQKHLGLQNIAELIEVIYRRGWGVKEIASLAPIVDLAATSGDELANNIIDDAVKELVKATSTVIESIFSPDSVVEIVTTGSVWQGKSQIHERFTTAVVNQFPQVKVMFPRYKPVYGAGLLALQSLVR
- a CDS encoding MFS transporter encodes the protein MSRSPSPWLYIPTLYFASGVPYIIINTVSVIFYKKLGVDNTQIAVWTSLLYLPWVIKMFWGPIVDTYSSKRNWILYTQLAMFCCLGLIAFCLQLPNFFFISLAALTVGAFISATYDIATDGFYLLALTPEQQAFFVGIRSLFYRLAVIFGSGLLVVLAGQLEGYLKNIPLSWTVAIGFSAVVLAILSLFHRFSLPLPDSDQPRQLQATDKIPFWTIISSYFAQEKIIVVLAFILLYRFGEAMLVKFASLFLLDKPEAGGLGLSTSEVGLVYGTFGVISLIAGGILGGLVIAKYGLKKCLFPMALALNLPDVFYVYMAYAKPSLTLVYPLVSLEQFGYGFGFTAFSVYLMYVSQGEYKTSHFAISTGIMALGMMLPGIVSGYLQPLLGYPLFFSLVCLLTIPGMIVLFFIPLKAEAQKRAIAH